The DNA window AATTCTTCTTCACACAGTGTTTCTCTTCCACTATCTGGAAGATAAAATTCAATGCTTAGTTAACTAAGAGGAAgctcaaaattgaaaaatatatggCAAACTGTTAAAGTAagataaacaaaatcaaaagaaacaAAATCTGTCAAATATGAACATACTTCTCGTCATGCAACTTCTACTATGATAAGAGGCTTTAAGGTTAATGAAACATGAAAGAGAAATAGCATAGAACTAAAACCTACCATCATGACGGTCACCATGGGACATTTGAATGGTATCACAAGTTTTACCATCTTCAGTCTCATTTCCTGTAGAATTTGAATCATTTGTGATGTTGGACTTGCCCGAGTTGGCAGGTCCAGCCCCAGCCCTTTCCTGAGAGGCCTCCACTTCACCCATCTTTTGTGAAGTAGACACACGAGTTTCAGAAGTATGATTAAGATTTTCTTCAAGCACAGCATTTGATGAAAGAGAACTATTAGCTTGATCCGCATCCATTATGGATGCAGCATCGGACACATTACTGAAACAAAGATATCATCCACCCTCAATCTCATGATAACAGCATAGTAAGAAAAAGATCGACAGCATCGAGAAAATGTAATCATCCTTACCTCCTTAACCGGCCTATCTGAGCTTCTTTCTCCTCCAATAAAGCCTGAAGCTGGGATAGCTTTAGATTAAGTTGCTTAATATCATTCTTTAAATGGTTAATCGTGTTCTTTTCCGAACTGATCTTTAACAAGGAAGGGATGCGTGACTAAGTTAAGGACATAACTCTTCAAAACATAATTCGCCAAATAAACTATAGCATTAATATAAAACACAAATCATTCAAAAAGGATATGAGTACCATTGAAGATCTCACTGAAAAAATTCCTCACGGAAAGGCGCAATGCATCACACCATTCTTTAGTAAAATAAACACGAAATTGCGGATCCAATTTAGGGTTTTTCAAATAAGGAATAGCTACAACAAGCAAAACAAAACACAAACACCGTCAATTAAAATACATAtcataactcaaatggtataagcgctaagcagcaaTCTGCTAAGATCggaaaaagaaaattaccaaACCAAGGAGTCCAATCAGCACTCTTGTGAAGCAAATCATTCCCAtgaatttcaaaaaattcaaCAACTTTATCCTTTTTTCCGGATTGAATTGCGCAAACAATGTAGTATTTAATAATCGAAACTTCCAATTTCGATAAAGTCGAAACGAATGATGCAGAACACGAAAAACACTGCTTAAAGAAACCAAGCAGATTGACTAATTTATCTGCTTGTAAGTTAGGAATATAATTAGAGAAAATCAGCtctataattttatcaatttgaaaGCCTTTACCAATATCCGTTGATAATTCAGTGtcgagtgattgtaaagtgttgGTAAAGCCTCGGAATAAAAGAAATTCCCGAACTAGTTCCTCTGCGTACTGCATATTCTCCATCTGATTTAACGAAAAATCATGGAAAATTTAAGTTAATTAGGGTTTATTTATAGGGGTTTTGTAAGGAAAATTTAGGAGTGTAATGTAAGAAAAATTGCGAGATGGGATTATGTCGTGTGTTTAAAGGAAGGTGGATCTGTTTGATTACTTGAGTTTTGTTTCACTGTAACTGGAAACTCAGCTTTGGcggttttttttttgggtttagGGCATATGACCTATTATTGTTgctaatttatttactttttaaaataaaatgcttTTTTGTGAGtggaaataaaatattatttaaaaaaaactcttcATACAATAAATTTCTATtagaaaacaaaatgaaaaaccacaatactaattaatttttatgaattgTTCAGgaaaaaaatttctaaaattaattctaGTGAAGAGacccataattttaattaattttaaaaattaaatacgaACAATGGAATTAAATTTTCTACTTATGTTTTCTTTAAAGTTGAGTATTGACGGGTTGGACCTAATCAGACGTACTctcatatataaaaatttaaattcaatcacgatttttaaaatgaattcgTACATGTTTGGATCGGTTTTTTCAAACATGTATAAAAtcttaattagtatttaaaattcaaatttgcatataaaaataaaattaacatggATTTAGATTCTGATATAAACTTGCACATAAATAGAAAATTTACATGGATTTAGATTCTAATTGTagctaataaaaattaaaaaattaaaatccgaTCAAGCCGGGCGCCCGAGCCGGTACCCGCACCATCAATCAGGTAAACATAATACAACTGAACTAGAAAACCGTGAGCATATATATATTCTGGTTAATCAGATGCAGCTCTCTGAAAACAGTAACCAAGCTCCAACTCCTCGAATCGCCATTTCAGGAGCATAAAATCAATCGGCAAGCAATCAAAACGACAACAGCAAAACCAATCAGAGCTGACACTGTAACagcaatataaattttaatctttatcAGCTGAAATCCATCAGGTTTCACCACCATCTCATGCCGCTCCACATAATTCAAGTCCGGTTCGGGCTGAGTACGACGATAAAGATTACTAACCGCATCCAAAAACGGCATGAAATAGATTAGCGAACAAAGAGCGGAGATACTGAAAGGAATCCACCAGTTCTGACATTGCTGAGATGACTGATGTGCAACAGAACTGAAAATCAGAGCCTGACAGATTATATACGCAACGGTTAGATTATGAGCTTTGGTTTCATGGTAGCGGTTCTGATTCTCTTGTTCGtcgtctttcttctttttcaggAGACGGAAAACGTTTCTATCGTCGCCTTCCATAGCTTCCGAGATGAATTTTAAGAACTATGCTGTTTAGTTTATTGAAGAAATGAAAATACCTGACGATTAGTAATTTTTTGTGGTACTGATGAATAAAAGAAAGCAAGGAAATATCGCTGCAATTTCTGATTATATAAAACAAGTCTTTCTTGTTGCTATGCTTTTGATTCTTGAACACTCATAGTTTTATATTATAAAGGATCAATCGTAAATGAATCAtacgaattttaaaattctgTAAAATCATTCAGTTTTTGGCAAATCAGAACATCAATCTATTTTTTGTTGAAAAACGTTGATGCGATTATCGGAACAGTGTATATTATGATGTCCACTTAGTATTTTTCACCGCAGAATAGCCCAATAATCTGATTTaccaaaatatgaaaatttgtGACTGAATTTATCaatcaagttttaaagttcgtatTGTGATTATAAATCGCGCTAAAATTCGTAATTTAATTTGCACTTAACCGTGTTATAAACAAGACGAAATTGTACAAATCTTTCTCAAAATTTGCAATCCTTTTAACATACTCGTCTGACTGTTAATTAAAATGAGATTATATATTCTCTTTTCATGGCTTCTTTAAACACAATATCTAAACCTTCTTCAACCAATTCCAGGACAGTCCGAGGCATTGGTGGAGCATTCATATCCATTGATCCTTCTAAAATCTTCACTACTCCCATTGAAGGTCTCATAGACACCTCATCCTGAATGCTCCAAAATGCAACTTTTAGTGCTCTCGTAAGCTCTTCTTCTTCGTCATCTCCTGAATAAAATAACGAACAATTGTTGAAACCATTGAGTTTTTGGCTCATAGTCGCCTTTCTAACTGAATAAAGATTAGGAGTTGGAGTAAAATGTGATACCTTGAAAGCCCATCCTGGGTAAAAGAAGTCTTGCACATCATAAGACATGCCGAGGTTTCTTCTCCTGCCGATGATCTCCAGAATATTCCGTCGGCTTTTACGGTTATAGGCCAGTTACTAACCCATTCTGGAGCTAAATAGCCTCTAGATCCTCTTACCATTGTAACAACATGCAAGTGTTCTCTTCCTATTAGCTTGGCAAGTCCGAAATCTGATACTTTGGGGCAGAAATTGTAAtctattaatatattttctGGTTTTATATCACAGTGTATTATCCGGCTTCTGCATCGCTTGTGGAAGTAAGCTATTCCTTGTGCAGTTGCAGTGGCTATACTAAATCGAGTTGACCAATCCAGTAATCTTTCCCGAGCCTCCCAGCTACTATATGAAGGAAAGATTCATTTGTcatatattcaaaaaataaacaagAAGCCTGCAAAGTAACGTATGTCAAAAGAATACAATTTAGTGACAGATTACTTATATTTTATGTCGATTTCTATGCTTTGGCGTTGTTTTTCGTTTTCAGAAACGTTTCTAGAactccaatatttctatttataaACTATTCTAGTAATAATTCCGccgtttctcattttaatccTATTTCAGCATTTCAGTACATGTGTAATATAGGATGgcttagataaaaaaaatgcttACCATAGCAATCCTTCAGAGCAGTATCCGCAGAGACGAACGAGGTTCATGTGATGCATAAAGCCAATGGTGTTCACTTTAGTTATAAATTCCTTCTCCCCATGAGGTAAAACCTTGTCAAGTATCTTTACAGCAATCAAAGTCCCATCAGATAAGCTTCCTTTGTACACACTTCGGAATCCTCCTGAAAAACAACAATTTCACTTCAAATTTCACCTTAAATAAATTTCTTCTGCTTCATTATAATGTATATTGTGTAGTAAAATACTAACTTGCCTGTTTCAAGAATTTGTGAGAAATTCAAGGTGCAAATCTGCAATTCACGATAGCTAAAATTTATAGGAGCACCTGAGTGACAGAATTAGATATCtgctccattttcaaaacacaaaaaagttatttaatactcgctccgtcccaatagagttgccCACTTTGCCCGTTTAAGAAAACATAATTATTGTTATGGAACTTACCAATTTTTCTCTACTTTTCTTATTATACCCTTGTTTAATATGGgtccactttcaatttacttttattagtggaatttaaatagggataaaataggaagattgatttataaaattgtcactttttgaaagtggacaagaattttgggacaaatttttttgccaaagtgaacaactctattgggacggagggaatatAAAATTGTGCTAATAATAAGATAGAGAGGCGGTAAAGAGATACCTGAACAACAGCGGAGGAGCCCAAGGGAAGAGCAGAATCAGATATGCCATAACAGAAGAGCAGTTGATCcgaaaaatcaaatttgattaGGCGTTGGAAATGTTTGAGTTTATTTACAAATGGTCAAGATATACCATTGCTCACACAATGGTAGACAAAATTACTACTATAGCCTTGAAATATACAAATTACTAGCCTGAAATTATACAAATAACTAACctttaaatatacaaattagTATGGATTAGTATCCTAATTACATAATACCTACTTAGCCTACATGCTTGGTgccaaaaattctaaaatttctgcttccccACTTATTATTTACATCAATATAATAGGATTTTATAAAACACTGTATCCATGGAGGATTTCTGAGAGCACCCATAATTTCCTTTCCGTCATCATCAACAGCCACACCAAGCAATTTGTTTCTCTTCTTTATCAGTACATCCATGGAGGGATGACCGTCGAAAAACTTCTCCTGGAGAGTCGCAATCAACACGAAACCAGCAATGTCAAAACAGACTTTACGGATAGCAGCAAGTAGTAATCCATGGTTACATGCATTGATAAATGTCTCTCAGCTTCTGAGAAACTAGAGTTTAATTTTAATGCATGCATGGGATAAAACTGCCATAATATGCTCCCAGTTATCGTGATGAAAACCAAGCAAAATTTTAAAGATTGCTCATATTGCAAGTGTCTACctaaataaacaaaagaaaagaacatcCTGGATTCCGACGAAATCCAAAATAGAACTGAATTTGCTATCTACCTTCCGAATTAAATAAACGTATATAAATTTGTCGACATCTTATTGAAACTAAAGAGATGTAAGTTCAAATTCAGTAAATAATACATGTAAGAAACATGTTCTCACCCCATCTTCTCCATATAAATAAGCATGGATTCTGCCAGTTGGATCCTCGATGGTCAGTCTGATCCCATATGTTCCATCATCAGAGAAATACGTCTGTACTTGCCATGGAAATGCAGCCACTACCCGAACTATACAATTGAATTTAGCTGTTACCTGAAAAGTTGGAAAATCGAGCAACAATCAGTCATGGCAGGTTGTGGCGGCACAGATAATATCATTTCCAGAAATAAATGCAGTAAGAAAACATACTAAACGGCTTTACGCGACAAAATTACAGGCATTTATCAAAACAAAAGGTTAGCTTTACTCTTTGTGCTACCAAAATAGCAGATCACAGAAAAAGGGCAAACCAAAATAGCAAATCATAAATTCCAGTATATTATCATAAGGGCTTATAATATTTATGCCTGGCTAATAATTTCAATGCAGCACATGATGGTCAATCAAATACTTGACAAAGCAATATAATGCAAGGGTGTAATTCTTTCCATAGAAGAGAGATGCTGTATGACGACACAACATATGAGCACACCAGCAATCTCAAATTCAAATAGTCTATAAACGAAGGAGCACAATGAAAAAAATCCTGAAGACATGTAAAGACTTGGCTACAGCACACAATGTCCCAAAAATGAAAAGCAAAAGGTTGGATACAAACATCATACCTCCGAATGGGTTAGAACATCCATTAATGTGACGAAAGACACATCCTTGTCATCAACCTCTGAAAGAAGAaggtaaatatattatataggTATCAAATTTCTTACACCAAGAAGTAATCATAGCTAAAGCTAAGATTCTACCATAAAACTGTAATCTACAGAAAAGTGGATTATATGACAGCTAATCAGAAAAGCATTCTAAAATTACAATCATTGGCAGGAAGGCAACAATGTGAAACCTGTAACAGGTGAAGGCCGAGGAAAACAGATATATGGGATGCGCCCCAATTTCGATGACAGCCGGATTTTGTAAGCCCTGACTTGCATAAATATCGTAATACAAAATGCATATcagattttgttttataaagcaTGAACATAAAGCAAAATAGTCAATTGTAAGTAAGACACTTGCATTAGAATATACTCACTTCTTGCGTGCTAAAGTAATTTGACTCTCATTTGATACATAACGTAACCTTGTGGAGGGCGTCAACACACCATACCATAATCCTTCCCGCACTTCACAAAGTATGTCGAGAAATTTCACCCATTTACCAGTAATTATCAAAGGGACAACCTTCTCATTTCCGTGGTCAATCATTACCCGTAAGACTGAACCAACAGTTGGAAATGCACGTAATACATCTCTTGGCAGTGGAAGGGGCTCTAGTTGTAAAGGAGGTGGGTTTTCCCAACCATACTCCAAGCTAGTCGAATAGACAGTGTAAGTGGATAGGAAGAAAAAAATGCAATTAGTTCATTAAATTTCCCAAAATTGTTGCGCAGCAACAATATActgttttatttatcaaatttaacaAGCATGGAGAAAATAAATTTGTGTCATAGACAGATTTTACCAACAAAAACAAGAGACTAAAAAAACGTCATCCATGTTTCATGAGAAGAATGTAAAGGACTAGCTACATCTATGTCtgtaaacaataaaataaagtgGTTCCTAAGCACTCACTCAATGATAATGCCATGCTTATTATGTCAATGGTCAAAACAACCGGTACGCAATTATAAATAAGGAAACTCACTTTGAGTCAATATTAATTGGAGGAGAATCAGTCCCATCCCATATAAACACCATCCATTTTTTTTCAGCAACCTCACATATGTGAAGCACCTATGATCAGACATTGTAAGATAAAGACATGTGAATACTAGAGAGATGAGAACAATGGAAGGAGGGGTGTCAAGAAAATTTAATATCAGTTAAAAAGTTTCCTAGGGGTGGGATGAATTCCAAAACCCAAGTAGCAAAGAAACAGATAAAACTAGTCGGCTCACCTTGCTAACTAAACTAGCTCGTTCTCCTTCTTTCATATCTCGCATGGACATGAAGCTACGTGGATCTGTCAAGGAAATGCAAAATCAGCTGTTAAACAGGAAGAAGAAACAGCACAAAAGTAAAGCAAAGTTAGTTAACACAAGAAACTAAGAATATTTGTAAAGAACTGAAACTTCCTTTGTCACTTTGTGGAACAATACTGTtataaaatattgaatatttGCAACCCGTGGTCTAAGTAGCAACGTCTTGCTTTTGGAAATTGTGCAAGAGCTCAAATAAGTGAACATGGAGATATAGCAGATAATGAATTTGGGCCTCAACTTTTTTAGCACACAAGTTCAAGAATTAATCAATGAAACTGGATTTTACAAAATAACAGCTTGATAATTAACATAAGTAACTACGGTTTTCTAACAAGCAGCAACTGAAagtttgcaaaaaaaaatagagcGCTAAAGCGGATGGAAGGgtttataaagtttaataaGCTCATTAATAGGGTTATACTagtctttatatttataacttaagaAAAAAAGGACACTCTCTTAATATGTACAAGTTTGACTAGATGGGCAACTAAAAAagatggagggagtattaaaaTTCCACAAAACCATCAATAAAGACTGGCGGCaacttcttttaaatgaaaaaaacaagttaacttttttttttcatgagaGAAGGCATCGACCACATAAAAgttcaaaattattttcatgAAAACAAAAGGATCTAAAGTTTAGTAACAGCTACTACACCAAGAAAACATATCTCTTcaccttatttttatttaacccCTAGGAGCGGAACGTCAAAAATAACAGCATTGTCTAGGAAAACAATTTTTACAGAGACAAATTTAGGCTAAACACCAACATCTTTTCATTCATTAAAGCATTATtgtccaaaataaaatatagagatCATGAGCATATAATAGCAGATAACCaatgaaaattattaaatgCTCAAGATTCTAATAGAATTAGGCTAATCAATAATACCATCATCAAGATGAAAGTCAGCTAGCCAATTTTGTAAGGCTGAAACACACTTGAAGTCGTGGGCTCTAGCGTGATATCCTGGGGAACATTGATAATGGAGGAAGTCCCCATTATTTTTGCCTCT is part of the Mercurialis annua linkage group LG3, ddMerAnnu1.2, whole genome shotgun sequence genome and encodes:
- the LOC126672122 gene encoding protection of telomeres protein 1b-like isoform X2; translation: MQIKKDNGKVNAVFYKSGSLFALYRGKNNGDFLHYQCSPGYHARAHDFKCVSALQNWLADFHLDDDPRSFMSMRDMKEGERASLVSKVLHICEVAEKKWMVFIWDGTDSPPINIDSNLEYGWENPPPLQLEPLPLPRDVLRAFPTVGSVLRVMIDHGNEKVVPLIITGKWVKFLDILCEVREGLWYGVLTPSTRLRYVSNESQITLARKKAYKIRLSSKLGRIPYICFPRPSPVTEVDDKDVSFVTLMDVLTHSEVTAKFNCIVRVVAAFPWQVQTYFSDDGTYGIRLTIEDPTGRIHAYLYGEDGEKFFDGHPSMDVLIKKRNKLLGVAVDDDGKEIMGALRNPPWIQCFIKSYYIDVNNKWGSRNFRIFGTKHVG
- the LOC126672122 gene encoding protection of telomeres protein 1a-like isoform X1 — its product is MENYIYTYPRVAEAVTLINQKVTLFGSVIEVGLPKKTRGTDWIRTVKIIDESDCKTGLSVNIFASTMESLPQILALGDIIHLSRIVIKKDNGKVNAVFYKSGSLFALYRGKNNGDFLHYQCSPGYHARAHDFKCVSALQNWLADFHLDDDPRSFMSMRDMKEGERASLVSKVLHICEVAEKKWMVFIWDGTDSPPINIDSNLEYGWENPPPLQLEPLPLPRDVLRAFPTVGSVLRVMIDHGNEKVVPLIITGKWVKFLDILCEVREGLWYGVLTPSTRLRYVSNESQITLARKKAYKIRLSSKLGRIPYICFPRPSPVTEVDDKDVSFVTLMDVLTHSEVTAKFNCIVRVVAAFPWQVQTYFSDDGTYGIRLTIEDPTGRIHAYLYGEDGEKFFDGHPSMDVLIKKRNKLLGVAVDDDGKEIMGALRNPPWIQCFIKSYYIDVNNKWGSRNFRIFGTKHVG
- the LOC130014724 gene encoding G-type lectin S-receptor-like serine/threonine-protein kinase At5g24080, encoding MHHMNLVRLCGYCSEGLLCSWEARERLLDWSTRFSIATATAQGIAYFHKRCRSRIIHCDIKPENILIDYNFCPKVSDFGLAKLIGREHLHVVTMVRGSRGYLAPEWVSNWPITVKADGIFWRSSAGEETSACLMMCKTSFTQDGLSRR